One uncultured Alphaproteobacteria bacterium genomic region harbors:
- the nuoM gene encoding NADH-quinone oxidoreductase subunit M, which produces MTDWPLLSIITFLPLVGVAFILMIRGDEEIVTRNSRNVALLTTCATFVMSLFLWFGFETGTADFQFVEQAEWLPGTGISYHVGVDGISVLFVLLSTFLMPVCVLAGWSAITSRVKEYMIAFLVLETMMVGMFCALDFMLFYIFFEGVLVPMFILIGVWGGPRRIYAAFKFFLYTLAGSMLMLVALLAMYFQAGTTDIPTLLRHAFAPEVQTWLFLAMFASFAVKVPMWPVHTWLPDAHVEAPTAGSVILAGVLLKMGAYGFLRFSVPMLPQASADFTPLIYGLSVVAVIYTSLVALVQEDMKKLIAYSSVAHMGFVTIGIFTMTAQGVTGALFQMLSHGVVAGALFLCVGVIYDRLHTREIARYGGLVHRMPKYAALFMLFMMASMGLPGTSGFVGELLVVLGAFQVNTWVATLMASGLILGACYMLFLYRRVVFGKVEKEDVKTMQDITGREFAMFAPLVIAVLWMGLYPAPFLDIMSASVDNLIANFETARAAADAGTAAVAMQQGL; this is translated from the coding sequence ATGACCGACTGGCCCCTTCTGAGCATCATCACCTTCCTGCCGCTGGTGGGTGTGGCGTTCATCCTGATGATCCGCGGCGACGAGGAGATCGTCACCCGCAACAGCCGCAACGTCGCGCTGCTGACCACCTGCGCCACCTTCGTGATGTCGCTGTTCCTGTGGTTCGGCTTCGAGACCGGCACCGCCGATTTCCAGTTCGTCGAGCAGGCCGAGTGGCTGCCCGGCACCGGGATCTCCTATCACGTCGGCGTGGACGGGATTTCGGTGCTGTTCGTGCTGCTCTCCACCTTCCTGATGCCGGTGTGCGTGCTTGCCGGGTGGAGCGCGATCACCTCGCGGGTGAAGGAATACATGATCGCCTTTCTGGTGCTCGAAACCATGATGGTGGGCATGTTCTGCGCGCTCGACTTCATGCTCTTCTACATCTTCTTCGAGGGCGTGCTGGTGCCGATGTTCATCCTCATCGGCGTGTGGGGCGGGCCGCGGCGGATCTATGCGGCGTTCAAGTTCTTCCTCTATACCCTCGCGGGTTCGATGCTGATGCTGGTGGCGCTGCTGGCGATGTACTTCCAGGCCGGCACCACCGACATTCCGACGCTGCTGCGCCACGCCTTCGCGCCCGAAGTCCAGACCTGGCTGTTCCTCGCGATGTTCGCCTCGTTCGCGGTCAAGGTGCCGATGTGGCCGGTCCATACCTGGCTGCCCGACGCCCACGTCGAGGCGCCCACCGCCGGGTCGGTGATCCTCGCGGGCGTGCTGCTGAAGATGGGCGCCTACGGCTTCCTGCGCTTCTCGGTGCCGATGCTGCCGCAGGCGAGCGCCGACTTCACGCCGCTGATCTACGGCCTTTCGGTGGTGGCGGTGATCTACACCTCGCTGGTGGCGCTGGTGCAGGAGGACATGAAGAAGCTGATCGCGTACTCCTCGGTCGCGCACATGGGCTTCGTCACCATCGGCATCTTCACCATGACCGCGCAGGGCGTCACCGGCGCACTGTTCCAGATGCTCTCCCACGGCGTCGTCGCGGGCGCGCTGTTCCTGTGCGTCGGGGTGATCTACGACCGCCTGCACACCCGCGAGATCGCGCGTTACGGCGGCCTCGTCCACCGCATGCCGAAATACGCGGCGCTGTTCATGCTGTTCATGATGGCGTCGATGGGTCTGCCCGGCACCTCCGGGTTCGTCGGCGAGCTGCTGGTGGTTCTCGGCGCGTTCCAGGTCAACACCTGGGTGGCGACGCTGATGGCCTCCGGCCTGATCCTCGGCGCGTGCTACATGCTGTTCCTCTATCGCCGCGTCGTCTTCGGCAAGGTCGAGAAGGAGGACGTGAAGACGATGCAGGACATCACCGGGCGCGAGTTCGCGATGTTCGCGCCGCTCGTGATCGCGGTGCTGTGGATGGGGCTTTATCCCGCGCCGTTCCTCGACATCATGTCGGCGTCGGTGGACAACCTGATCGCGAACTTCGAAACCGCGCGCGCCGCCGCCGACGCGGGGACCGCCGCCGTGGCGATGCAACAGGGGCTCTGA
- the nuoN gene encoding NADH-quinone oxidoreductase subunit N — translation MATALPNLFPALPEIFLALAAMALLMLGVFRKANSTRLVGHLGAAALVVATGLALAFGGLRQVTFEGLYVTDAFAVFAKVMVFLSTAVTLILAVKWLEQENVQRYEYPVLVLFAAVGMGAMVSANDFLSLYVGLETQSLALYLIAAYQRDTVRSTEAGLKYFVLGALASGLFLYGASLVYGFAGSTNFDVLARSFAAGEPVSAGVVVGLVFIVCALAFKCAAVPFHMWTPDVYEGAPTPVTAFFSVAPKAAAVALFLRVMIAPFGDLVAQWQQVIVAIAILSMLVGGFAAIVQTNIKRLMAYSSIGHVGYALVGLAVGTQEGVSAVLIYLAIYLFMNVGTFAVILSMRANGRMVEGISDLAGLSKNRPIMSAALATMMFSMAGIPPFAGFFGKFFVFKAAVDAGLIVLAVVGVLTSVVAAFYYLRIVKVLYFDDPADQFEPMPPQARFVLGVASIAVVVFFLFPLPQVVVAAGNAARALFGA, via the coding sequence ATGGCGACCGCACTTCCCAACCTGTTTCCGGCCCTGCCCGAAATCTTTCTCGCCCTCGCGGCGATGGCGCTCCTGATGCTCGGGGTGTTCCGCAAGGCCAACAGCACCCGGCTCGTCGGCCACCTCGGCGCGGCGGCGCTGGTCGTCGCCACCGGCCTCGCGCTCGCCTTCGGCGGGCTGCGTCAGGTGACGTTCGAGGGTCTGTACGTGACCGACGCGTTCGCGGTGTTCGCCAAGGTGATGGTGTTCCTCTCCACGGCGGTCACCCTGATTCTGGCGGTGAAGTGGCTGGAGCAGGAGAACGTCCAACGTTACGAATACCCGGTCCTGGTGCTGTTCGCGGCGGTCGGCATGGGGGCGATGGTCTCCGCCAACGACTTCCTGTCGCTCTACGTCGGCCTCGAAACCCAGAGCCTGGCGCTCTATCTGATCGCCGCCTATCAGCGCGACACCGTGCGTTCGACCGAGGCGGGGCTGAAGTATTTCGTCCTCGGTGCGCTCGCCTCCGGCCTGTTCCTCTACGGTGCGTCGCTGGTCTACGGCTTCGCCGGATCCACGAATTTCGACGTGCTGGCGCGCAGCTTCGCGGCGGGCGAGCCGGTGTCGGCGGGCGTGGTGGTCGGTCTCGTGTTCATCGTCTGCGCGCTTGCGTTCAAGTGCGCGGCGGTGCCGTTCCACATGTGGACGCCCGACGTCTACGAAGGCGCGCCGACGCCGGTGACCGCGTTCTTCTCGGTCGCGCCGAAGGCGGCGGCGGTGGCGCTGTTCCTGCGGGTGATGATCGCGCCGTTCGGCGATCTCGTGGCGCAGTGGCAGCAGGTGATCGTCGCGATCGCGATCCTGTCTATGCTGGTGGGCGGGTTCGCCGCGATCGTGCAGACCAACATCAAACGTCTGATGGCCTACAGCTCGATCGGCCACGTCGGCTATGCCCTGGTCGGCCTCGCGGTCGGCACCCAGGAGGGCGTCTCGGCGGTGCTGATCTACCTCGCGATCTATCTGTTCATGAACGTCGGCACCTTCGCGGTGATCCTTTCGATGCGCGCCAACGGCCGCATGGTCGAGGGGATCTCCGACCTTGCCGGACTTTCGAAGAACCGGCCGATCATGTCCGCCGCGCTCGCGACGATGATGTTCTCGATGGCGGGCATCCCGCCGTTCGCGGGTTTCTTCGGCAAGTTCTTCGTATTCAAGGCGGCGGTCGATGCCGGGCTCATCGTGCTCGCGGTGGTGGGCGTGCTCACCAGCGTGGTGGCGGCGTTCTACTATCTCCGCATCGTCAAGGTGCTGTACTTCGACGATCCGGCCGACCAGTTCGAGCCGATGCCGCCGCAGGCACGCTTCGTGCTGGGTGTCGCCAGCATCGCCGTGGTGGTGTTCTTCCTCTTTCCGCTGCCGCAGGTGGTGGTGGCCGCGGGTAACGCCGCGCGCGCATTGTTCGGTGCCTGA